A genome region from Hevea brasiliensis isolate MT/VB/25A 57/8 chromosome 9, ASM3005281v1, whole genome shotgun sequence includes the following:
- the LOC110673793 gene encoding F-box protein SKIP8, protein MEITTSALTLAFSSQPFLLASSLTILSLMLTLLIIRSKSPKSLLSSSHATSPNRTKTCNCCSSCNGTLGNSDSSSLASITGHLNGGAAAVEMVAAVSDRAVERQTGASMMEQLVPEITTHALSYLDYPSLCRLSMTNSLMRKAANDDNAWKALYHKDFTLEQDTVTPVNGWKSYYAATRAIVNANSEFYNIIKERSLPAMSRFWLNADYVKCIHASGELFSGYNAVMQSWQLAFNWEQGLEFEVRDVRARVLTDMAWVTMKTYVHIDTGPFTVTNVFEFHNGRWYMVHHHSSVMLIDGDVDQQIVHA, encoded by the exons ATGGAGATTACTACCTCTGCTCTCACTCTCGCTTTCTCTTCTCAGCCTTTTTTATTAGCCTCCTCTCTTACTATCCTCTCTCTCATGCTCACCCTCCTCATCATCCGATCAAAGTCACCCAAATCCCTTCTCTCTTCTTCTCATGCCACGTCACCCAACCGTACTAAAACCTGTAATTGTTGCTCTTCCTGTAACGGGACCTTAGGGAATTCTGATTCTTCCTCTCTGGCCAGTATTACTGGGCATCTCAACGGTGGTGCTGCGGCGGTGGAGATGGTGGCGGCTGTATCTGACAGGGCGGTGGAGAGGCAGACGGGGGCGTCTATGATGGAGCAATTAGTGCCTGAAATTACCACGCACGCTCTGAGTTATTTGGACTATCCTAGTCTCTGTAGATTGTCTATGACTAATTCATTGATGCGAAAGGCTGCTAACGATGATAATGCCTGGAAAGCGCTTTATCACAAG GATTTTACATTGGAACAAGATACTGTGACACCTGTTAATGGGTGGAAATCTTACTATGCGGCTACAAGAGCCATTGTGAATGCCAATTCAGAATTTTATAACATCATCAAAGAAAGGTCTCTTCCAGCAATGAGTCGTTTTTGGCTTAATGCAGATTATGTCAAGTGCATTCATGCATCTGGGGAACTTTTCTCAGG GTATAATGCTGTAATGCAGAGTTGGCAACTTGCATTTAATTGGGAGCAAGGGCTAGAGTTTGAAGTTCGAGATGTTCGTGCTCGAGTGCTAACAGACATGGCCTGGGTTACCATGAAAACCTATGTTCACATAGACACTGGGCCATTTACTGTAACTAATGTCTTTGAGTTCCATAATGGTCGATGGTACATGGTGCACCATCACAGTTCAGTGATGCTCATTGATGGAGATGTGGACCAACAGATTGTTCATGCATAA
- the LOC110673803 gene encoding uncharacterized protein LOC110673803 encodes MAITLLSIPTPHQTLFSHRLYANSNSCLHGSAALLRYPSKSFILLSSSFPSSLTSVAEDNPLPPPPCARPVQSESATVDSGEPPVGGCKACGRQEIEKGCNGEGRIQGGIATFPGFGWWPIKAYRPCPGFVASGGRYRRQGQSMDEVAFGRGEKRTRTGSSTEVESSNKR; translated from the exons ATGGCAATCACCCTACTGTCAATACCAACACCTCATCAAACCCTTTTCTCTCATCGCCTTTATGCTAACAGCAACTCATGCTTACATGGGTCAGCAGCTCTTCTTAGATACCCATCTAAGTCCTTCATTCTTCTCTCTTCTTCGTTTCCTTCTTCCTTAACTTCTGTTGCAGAAGATAATCCTCTGCCACCTCCACCATGTGCTCGTCCTGTCCAGTCAGAATCTGCGACCGTTGATTCTGGGGAGCCTCCTGTCGG gGGTTGTAAGGCCTGTGGGAGACAGGAAATTGAGAAGGGCTGCAATGGAGAAGGAAGGATTCAAGGTGGGATTGCAACATTTCCAGGGTTTGGTTGGTGGCCAATAAAGGCTTACAGACCATGTCCTGGATTTGTGGCATCTGGTGGCAGGTATAGGCGGCAAGGGCAAAGCATGGATGAAGTTGCCTTTGGGAGGGGGGAGAAAAGAACTCGTACAGGAAGCAGCACTGAGGTTGAATCCAG CAACAAAAGGTGA